The proteins below come from a single Crossiella sp. CA-258035 genomic window:
- a CDS encoding Dabb family protein, with translation MIYHCVRFTLKPDVSAEDRVAGLAQMGAHIDAIPSIKARVVGPDFGGEFEYGAVTVIEDIAGYHEYMNHPAHLAMDRAGLPLVEKFMSYDITDDPDPEIGAKIAEVHRLRFENVPEVAELVAGLDEYTGSAAPGRHGH, from the coding sequence ATGATCTACCACTGCGTTCGGTTCACCCTCAAGCCCGATGTCTCGGCTGAGGACAGGGTGGCCGGTCTCGCGCAAATGGGCGCGCACATCGACGCCATCCCGTCGATCAAGGCGCGCGTCGTCGGCCCCGACTTCGGCGGGGAGTTCGAGTACGGCGCGGTCACCGTGATCGAGGACATCGCGGGCTACCACGAGTACATGAACCACCCGGCGCACCTTGCCATGGACCGAGCCGGGTTGCCGCTGGTCGAGAAGTTCATGTCCTACGACATCACCGACGACCCGGATCCGGAGATCGGCGCGAAGATCGCCGAGGTCCACCGGCTCAGGTTCGAGAACGTGCCGGAGGTGGCCGAACTGGTCGCCGGCCTCGACGAGTACACCGGCAGCGCCGCACCGGGCAGGCACGGACACTGA
- a CDS encoding NmrA family NAD(P)-binding protein: MNTVLVTAATGTVGSALIPALRARGVTVRAMTRDPGRVVPGAETVVADLRDPGSVAAALKGVDAAFLNSPSAEDAAALQIQFADLARDAGVHRLVLLSQYAARADSPVRFLRWHAEVEAHLRTLGLDHTVLRPNLYLQALLAFAGPIAQGWFAAPIGDAAVSAIDTRDIAAAAAAVLTGTGHTGHTYTLTGPRAVTHHEIAEALAAAIGREVTFRDASAEEFTAALTGLLPPWQLDGLVEDYAHYARGEAAEVHTSVADLTGHPARDLTEFARDHAAQFTPQEVR, encoded by the coding sequence ATGAACACCGTGCTCGTGACCGCCGCGACCGGCACCGTCGGCTCCGCGCTGATCCCCGCTCTGCGTGCCCGCGGAGTCACCGTCCGCGCGATGACCCGTGACCCCGGCCGCGTCGTCCCCGGCGCCGAGACCGTCGTCGCCGACCTGCGGGATCCGGGATCGGTCGCCGCCGCGCTGAAGGGCGTCGACGCGGCCTTCCTCAACAGCCCCTCGGCGGAGGACGCCGCCGCGCTCCAGATCCAGTTCGCCGACCTCGCCCGCGACGCCGGCGTGCACCGGCTCGTGCTGCTCTCCCAGTACGCGGCACGCGCCGACTCGCCGGTGCGGTTCCTGCGCTGGCACGCCGAAGTCGAGGCCCACCTGCGGACGCTCGGGCTCGACCACACCGTGCTGCGCCCCAACCTCTACCTGCAGGCGCTGCTCGCCTTCGCCGGCCCCATCGCGCAGGGCTGGTTCGCCGCGCCCATCGGGGATGCCGCCGTCAGTGCCATCGACACCAGGGACATCGCGGCGGCCGCCGCCGCCGTGCTGACCGGCACCGGCCACACCGGCCACACCTACACGCTGACCGGACCCCGCGCCGTGACCCACCACGAGATCGCCGAGGCGCTCGCCGCCGCGATCGGGCGGGAGGTCACCTTCCGCGACGCATCGGCCGAGGAGTTCACCGCCGCGCTGACCGGCCTGCTCCCGCCATGGCAGCTCGACGGCCTCGTCGAGGACTACGCCCACTACGCCCGAGGCGAGGCCGCCGAGGTGCACACCTCCGTCGCCGACCTCACCGGACATCCGGCGCGTGACCTCACCGAGTTCGCCCGCGACCACGCCGCCCAGTTCACGCCGCAGGAGGTTCGATGA
- a CDS encoding MFS transporter, giving the protein MIDKTAVTTGPAGQRIPRGIAMTGLASAMFLVILDAAMVNLAGRTIREGLGLTAAELTIVVDSYLVTFAGLLLLGGRLADVLGGRKVFLAGMAVYLAATAFCALATTGGMLVAGRIGQGVGAAAVMPAALSLVLALYSSPAERTRAMGVWGAVAGAGSLLGVLLGGTLTQLLGWQSVFLAPVPFGVIGAIIVWRSAPAVPGRPGRFDALGAGAITIGISGLALGMVSASDAGFGAPSTGVGLAVGVVSLVAFVFVEQRATHPLVPLGVFRRRPVITANAVMLLVGGTLTSLFFFLPQYQQDVLGMSPLSAGMTQIPIALMIIVGSVLAPLLAKRIGLPHALPVGLAVLLTGFLWLAVDPTTSGFSVSLLGAFVLIGTGLGLGLVNATAMGVRDSGDGESGLLSGLVNAAQQLGGAVGLAALAGIAIGAAGKHGDISFTTAFLGEAALVAIALTLSLFSATRKRQAPAAVGTH; this is encoded by the coding sequence ATCGACAAAACCGCAGTCACGACCGGGCCGGCCGGCCAGCGGATACCGCGCGGGATAGCGATGACCGGCCTGGCCAGCGCCATGTTCCTGGTCATTCTCGACGCCGCCATGGTGAACCTCGCCGGGCGAACGATCCGCGAGGGCCTCGGGCTCACCGCCGCCGAGCTCACCATCGTCGTGGACAGCTACCTGGTGACCTTCGCCGGTCTGCTGCTGCTCGGGGGCCGCCTCGCCGACGTGCTCGGCGGCCGGAAGGTGTTCCTGGCCGGAATGGCCGTCTACCTCGCGGCGACGGCGTTCTGCGCGCTGGCCACCACTGGCGGGATGTTGGTCGCGGGCCGGATCGGACAGGGTGTCGGGGCTGCGGCCGTGATGCCTGCCGCGCTCTCCCTCGTGCTCGCCCTCTACTCCTCTCCTGCGGAACGCACTCGTGCGATGGGCGTCTGGGGCGCGGTCGCCGGTGCCGGCAGCCTGCTCGGCGTCCTTCTCGGTGGCACGCTGACCCAGCTGCTGGGCTGGCAGTCGGTGTTCCTCGCCCCGGTGCCCTTCGGTGTCATCGGAGCGATCATCGTGTGGCGCTCGGCGCCCGCGGTCCCCGGCAGGCCCGGCCGGTTCGACGCGCTCGGCGCCGGCGCCATCACCATCGGGATCTCCGGTCTCGCGCTGGGCATGGTCTCGGCCTCCGACGCCGGGTTCGGCGCGCCCAGCACTGGTGTCGGCCTCGCGGTCGGCGTGGTGTCCCTGGTGGCGTTCGTGTTCGTGGAGCAGCGCGCCACGCACCCGCTGGTCCCGCTCGGCGTCTTCCGCCGCCGGCCGGTGATCACCGCGAACGCGGTCATGTTGCTCGTGGGCGGCACGCTGACCAGCCTGTTCTTCTTCCTGCCGCAGTACCAGCAGGACGTGCTCGGGATGAGTCCGCTGTCGGCGGGGATGACGCAGATCCCGATCGCCCTCATGATCATCGTCGGCAGCGTCCTCGCGCCACTGCTGGCCAAGCGCATCGGGCTGCCCCACGCGCTGCCGGTTGGCTTGGCCGTGCTGCTCACCGGCTTCCTGTGGCTGGCGGTGGATCCGACGACCAGCGGTTTCTCGGTGAGTCTGCTGGGCGCGTTCGTGCTGATCGGCACCGGACTGGGGCTCGGCCTGGTCAACGCCACGGCGATGGGGGTACGCGACAGCGGGGACGGTGAGTCGGGCCTGCTCAGCGGGCTGGTCAACGCCGCGCAGCAGCTGGGCGGCGCGGTCGGGCTCGCCGCGCTGGCCGGGATCGCCATCGGCGCCGCGGGAAAGCACGGGGACATCTCGTTCACGACCGCGTTCCTCGGTGAGGCCGCGCTCGTCGCCATCGCCCTCACCCTGTCGTTGTTCTCCGCTACCCGGAAACGGCAGGCCCCGGCCGCCGTCGGCACGCACTGA